The Metabacillus sediminilitoris genome window below encodes:
- a CDS encoding dihydrofolate reductase family protein, with protein sequence MSEKRNLVLFIATSLDGYIATKDESLEWLFNVDGEGDNGYSEFYETVDTVLIGKKTYDWIIKHESGDFPYKNKECYVFSRSTIEDNEDVKFVNDDIVSFTNNLKNQEGRNIWIVGGGELLQSFIREKLVDELILTIAPTLIGKGIRLFKEGDYQLDLLLKGTRHFNQFVELHYQCKK encoded by the coding sequence ATGAGTGAAAAACGTAATTTAGTATTGTTTATTGCTACAAGTTTGGATGGTTACATAGCTACGAAAGATGAGTCTTTAGAATGGTTATTTAACGTTGATGGTGAAGGAGATAACGGATATTCAGAGTTTTATGAAACGGTAGATACAGTTTTGATTGGTAAAAAGACGTATGATTGGATAATAAAACACGAATCAGGGGATTTTCCATATAAAAATAAAGAATGTTATGTTTTTTCAAGATCTACTATTGAGGATAATGAAGATGTGAAATTTGTTAATGATGATATAGTTAGTTTTACTAATAACCTGAAAAATCAAGAAGGAAGAAATATTTGGATTGTTGGTGGAGGAGAATTGTTACAATCTTTTATTAGAGAAAAATTAGTTGATGAACTTATTTTAACAATTGCCCCAACTTTAATCGGAAAAGGAATTCGGTTATTTAAAGAGGGAGATTATCAATTAGACCTTTTATTGAAAGGAACCAGGCATTTTAATCAATTTGTAGAATTACATTATCAATGTAAAAAGTAA
- a CDS encoding amino acid permease, whose translation MQKNQHQLQRGLEERHITLMSLGAAIGVGLFLGSASAIKLAGPGIILGYAFAGMIMFFIMRALGEMAIQKPVAGSFSQYARDYLGALPGFLTGWNYWFLWVVTCMAEITAAGIYMEYWFPVVPRWIWALAALVIMAAVNFLNVKAYGELEFWFALIKIVTIIFMIVSGIGMIAFGIGNGGIATGISNLWEHGGLLPNGITGVLMSLQMVMFAFLGIEMIGITAGEVKNPEKTLSRAIDTVFWRILIFYVGALFVIMSIYPWTEVGVEGSPFVLTFDKLGIPAAAGIINFVVLTAALSSCNGGIFSTARMLFNLAENGEAPKGLGQLNKNGVPSKAVLVTAGALLVGVVLNYLVPAKVFTWVTAISTFGAIWTWSMILLSQIRYRKGLKPEQAKGLKYKMPLFPFTSYFSLAFLILVVGLMAYFPDTRIALIVGPLWLGILVAFYYGKGYHKKEKGNQGSARKAV comes from the coding sequence ATGCAAAAAAATCAGCATCAATTACAAAGGGGTTTAGAAGAAAGACACATTACGCTCATGTCTTTAGGAGCAGCGATTGGGGTAGGTTTGTTCCTAGGATCGGCATCTGCTATTAAGCTGGCCGGACCTGGTATCATCCTCGGTTATGCATTTGCAGGTATGATCATGTTCTTTATTATGAGGGCACTTGGTGAGATGGCGATTCAAAAGCCTGTTGCCGGATCATTCAGCCAATATGCTCGTGATTATTTAGGTGCCTTGCCTGGATTCTTAACAGGATGGAATTATTGGTTTTTATGGGTTGTTACGTGTATGGCGGAGATTACGGCAGCAGGGATCTACATGGAGTATTGGTTCCCAGTTGTACCGCGATGGATTTGGGCACTGGCGGCTTTAGTGATCATGGCGGCTGTCAACTTTCTAAATGTTAAAGCTTATGGAGAACTTGAATTCTGGTTTGCGTTAATCAAGATTGTTACTATTATCTTCATGATTGTTAGTGGTATTGGAATGATCGCTTTTGGAATTGGTAATGGCGGAATTGCTACAGGAATCAGCAATCTTTGGGAGCATGGCGGACTTCTTCCAAACGGCATTACCGGGGTGTTGATGTCATTACAAATGGTCATGTTTGCGTTCTTAGGAATTGAGATGATTGGGATTACAGCAGGAGAAGTTAAGAACCCTGAAAAAACACTTTCCCGCGCCATTGATACTGTTTTCTGGCGGATTCTTATTTTCTACGTTGGGGCTTTATTTGTCATCATGTCGATCTATCCTTGGACTGAAGTCGGCGTAGAAGGAAGTCCGTTCGTATTAACGTTTGACAAGCTTGGAATCCCTGCGGCAGCGGGAATTATTAACTTCGTTGTGTTAACAGCGGCACTTTCATCTTGTAACGGCGGTATTTTTAGTACAGCACGGATGCTTTTCAACTTGGCTGAAAACGGTGAGGCACCAAAGGGATTAGGGCAATTAAACAAAAATGGTGTTCCTAGCAAGGCCGTTTTAGTAACAGCAGGTGCCTTATTAGTCGGCGTTGTGCTTAACTATTTAGTACCAGCAAAAGTATTCACTTGGGTAACAGCGATTTCGACGTTTGGTGCAATTTGGACGTGGTCGATGATTTTATTATCACAAATTCGTTACCGTAAGGGCTTGAAACCAGAACAAGCAAAGGGCTTAAAATACAAAATGCCGTTATTCCCATTCACTTCTTATTTCTCATTAGCATTCTTGATTCTAGTCGTAGGTTTAATGGCATACTTCCCAGATACAAGAATTGCTCTCATCGTCGGACCACTATGGCTGGGAATTCTTGTAGCCTTCTATTATGGCAAGGGATATCATAAGAAGGAAAAGGGAAACCAGGGAAGCGCTCGAAAAGCAGTATAG
- a CDS encoding PucR family transcriptional regulator: protein MKNDPFRASFDSLEELADMVSEMLRCPITIEDANHRLLAYSTHDDRTDPARIATIIGRRVPEKVINSLWKEGVIPKLLSSRDPVRVKTLEDIGLGDRVTVSVWKNDEVLGFIWALEIDKTLGDEDMACLKRAAEATKNKLIQVQTRKNKKEEQFQEFFWQLLTSHLVSNEEIINKFHSLQISPPNHFAVAVFQFSKDLTRDDEKHIAYLLKTVQQPRILLYTIDHQHLILFISVDGIGQPINKLNMFCELFVDKMKERFGIESIVQGFGSVYRNLLKVEKSYKEARTVLSVKRKFPDEAKEIHSYQSLGIYKYIDILIEKAEMNHNENYSLKKLREYDQKNNTDLVETLEVFLNKDSNVHEASKALNVHTNTLTYRLKRISEIGEVNLKDPNQKMTLFLDLKLEKFL from the coding sequence ATGAAAAACGATCCGTTTCGTGCTAGTTTTGATAGTTTAGAAGAATTGGCGGATATGGTAAGCGAAATGCTAAGATGTCCGATCACGATTGAAGATGCGAATCATCGGCTTCTTGCCTATAGCACACATGATGATCGAACCGATCCGGCAAGAATTGCCACGATTATTGGCCGGCGTGTCCCAGAAAAAGTCATCAATTCCTTATGGAAAGAAGGAGTTATTCCTAAATTGCTAAGCAGCCGGGACCCTGTACGGGTAAAGACCTTGGAGGATATTGGTCTAGGAGACAGGGTAACGGTATCGGTTTGGAAAAATGATGAAGTGCTTGGATTCATTTGGGCATTGGAGATTGACAAGACATTAGGCGACGAAGATATGGCATGTTTAAAACGGGCGGCAGAAGCGACAAAAAATAAACTGATTCAAGTGCAGACCCGTAAAAATAAAAAAGAGGAACAATTTCAAGAGTTTTTCTGGCAGCTGTTAACAAGTCATCTTGTTTCGAATGAAGAAATTATCAACAAATTTCACTCGCTGCAAATCTCTCCTCCTAACCATTTTGCTGTTGCCGTGTTTCAATTTTCGAAAGATTTAACAAGGGATGATGAGAAGCATATCGCTTATCTATTAAAGACCGTACAGCAGCCAAGGATTTTGCTTTATACCATCGACCATCAACACCTTATATTGTTTATTTCAGTTGATGGAATCGGGCAACCTATCAACAAACTAAATATGTTTTGTGAATTGTTTGTGGATAAAATGAAAGAACGATTTGGGATTGAATCTATTGTTCAAGGCTTCGGCAGTGTCTATCGTAATTTATTAAAAGTAGAGAAATCATACAAAGAAGCACGAACCGTATTATCTGTTAAAAGGAAATTTCCCGATGAAGCAAAAGAAATTCATAGCTATCAAAGCCTAGGAATTTATAAGTATATAGATATTTTGATAGAAAAAGCAGAAATGAATCATAATGAAAACTATTCCTTGAAAAAACTTCGGGAATATGATCAAAAAAATAACACCGACCTAGTGGAAACTTTAGAAGTATTCCTAAACAAAGACAGCAATGTTCATGAAGCGTCTAAAGCATTAAATGTTCATACCAATACGTTAACCTATCGACTGAAGCGAATCTCCGAAATCGGTGAAGTGAATTTAAAAGATCCGAACCAAAAGATGACCTTATTTTTAGATCTCAAGCTTGAAAAGTTTTTATAA
- the alr gene encoding alanine racemase, with amino-acid sequence MIQPSYRDTWAEISVDAIQHNTKQLKKYIGESVNLMAVVKADGYGHGAVHVAKAAIEAGADYLAVAILDEAIELRESGITEPILVMGYTPIRSIRQAIIAGVDLTVFTEDVLDEVIFQAEHLQTTVSIHLKIDTGMTRIGVQTGEEALSLTKKATGSPNVFLKGIFTHFAIADNEDPSYTLLQFERFQSVLSFLEDHHLSIPLKHCCNSAGTMNFPEMHLDMVRVGIALYGLYPDASLKNHPISLCQAMTLKTKIAALKTVSETQPISYGCTYTPSSGSVIATLPIGYADGLSRLLSNRGQFLLQEQKVPVVGRVCMDQTMIDVSSVSACQHGDEVIIFGGNGEAFQSVDEIAHIMGTINYEVVCLIGKRVPRIYLTAKNNTPENELQTLEFA; translated from the coding sequence GTGATTCAACCAAGTTACCGGGATACATGGGCAGAAATTTCAGTAGATGCCATTCAACATAATACTAAGCAATTAAAAAAATACATTGGAGAATCAGTAAATTTAATGGCTGTGGTTAAAGCAGATGGGTACGGGCACGGAGCAGTGCACGTTGCGAAAGCAGCTATCGAAGCAGGCGCTGATTATTTAGCGGTAGCTATTTTGGATGAAGCCATCGAACTGAGAGAGTCTGGGATTACCGAGCCGATTCTTGTAATGGGGTATACCCCGATTCGCTCCATTAGACAGGCAATCATTGCAGGCGTGGATTTAACGGTATTTACGGAGGATGTACTTGACGAGGTTATTTTTCAAGCGGAACATTTGCAAACTACGGTATCCATACATCTTAAAATCGATACCGGAATGACAAGAATAGGCGTTCAAACCGGTGAAGAAGCACTTTCTTTAACCAAAAAAGCAACTGGGTCGCCAAATGTCTTTCTGAAAGGCATCTTTACCCATTTTGCCATCGCCGACAATGAGGATCCATCCTATACGCTTCTGCAATTTGAACGATTTCAATCTGTTTTATCTTTTTTAGAAGATCATCATCTATCCATCCCTTTAAAGCATTGCTGCAATAGTGCGGGGACGATGAACTTTCCGGAGATGCATCTGGATATGGTTCGCGTAGGAATTGCGTTATATGGACTGTATCCTGACGCTTCCCTTAAAAATCATCCAATCTCACTTTGTCAGGCAATGACACTAAAAACGAAAATTGCCGCACTGAAAACAGTGTCTGAAACCCAGCCGATTAGCTATGGATGCACCTACACGCCTTCAAGCGGCAGCGTCATTGCCACACTTCCAATAGGGTATGCTGACGGGCTTTCAAGACTCCTATCAAACCGAGGGCAATTTTTATTACAGGAGCAAAAGGTTCCTGTGGTGGGCAGAGTTTGCATGGACCAAACGATGATTGATGTTTCGAGCGTGTCCGCTTGCCAGCATGGGGATGAAGTGATTATTTTCGGTGGAAATGGAGAGGCTTTTCAATCCGTTGATGAAATCGCTCATATCATGGGGACCATCAACTACGAAGTCGTTTGTTTAATAGGAAAACGGGTCCCTCGTATCTATTTAACTGCAAAAAATAACACACCCGAGAATGAGTTACAAACCTTAGAATTTGCTTAA
- a CDS encoding alanine/glycine:cation symporter family protein: MQQLLHSIVSLTNDFLWSKLLIIMLVSFGLYFTFKSKFVQFRMLKEMVRVLMEGKTGSKDSISPFQAFCIGMAARVGTGNITGIAIAIALGGPGAVFWMWIISIISSASSFIESTLAQVYKVKDKDGFRGGPSYYMEKGLNKRWMGVLFSILITISFGLVFNSVQSNTVTIAFENAFGTDRLTLGIIMALIFSAIIFGGVKSIAKVAEYKVMLLAVLYIGIALFVIATNITKMPEVLSLIVKNAFGFEQAVGGSLGAALMHGVKRGLFSNEAGMGSAPNVAATATTSHPVKQGLIQAFGVLTDTLIICTSTAFIILLSDAYKQPELNGIALTQAALSEHVGSWASGCLAIFIFLFGFGALIGNYYYGETNVRFLHKSKAWMILYRISVIAMIIFGSVAKIQLVWDLADLFMGFMVLVNLIAILLLSKVAFAALTDYMKQKKAGKDPVFYKDSIKNLENIECWEHSQAASPSKKEEAM; this comes from the coding sequence ATGCAACAATTACTGCATAGTATAGTGAGCTTAACAAATGATTTTCTTTGGTCAAAGTTATTAATTATTATGCTAGTTTCATTCGGTCTTTATTTCACATTTAAATCGAAATTTGTACAGTTTCGAATGTTAAAGGAAATGGTCCGTGTTTTAATGGAGGGGAAAACTGGTTCTAAAGACAGCATTTCTCCATTTCAAGCGTTCTGCATTGGTATGGCGGCTCGTGTTGGAACAGGTAATATCACAGGAATTGCGATTGCGATTGCATTAGGCGGTCCTGGAGCGGTATTCTGGATGTGGATTATTTCTATTATTAGCTCAGCATCCAGCTTTATTGAAAGTACGTTAGCACAAGTATATAAAGTAAAAGATAAAGACGGTTTCCGCGGCGGTCCATCCTATTATATGGAAAAAGGATTAAACAAACGTTGGATGGGAGTATTATTCTCCATTTTAATTACGATTTCTTTCGGTCTTGTATTCAATTCTGTACAATCAAATACCGTTACAATTGCTTTTGAGAATGCATTTGGTACAGATCGTTTAACTCTAGGGATTATCATGGCACTTATTTTCTCTGCAATTATCTTTGGCGGTGTGAAGAGTATTGCAAAAGTTGCTGAATACAAGGTTATGCTTTTAGCTGTGTTATACATCGGTATTGCATTATTTGTCATAGCTACGAACATAACAAAAATGCCGGAAGTTCTTTCTCTTATTGTTAAAAACGCGTTTGGCTTTGAACAAGCTGTAGGCGGTTCACTCGGCGCTGCGCTCATGCATGGAGTTAAGCGCGGCTTATTCTCGAATGAAGCTGGTATGGGGAGTGCGCCAAACGTTGCCGCAACGGCAACAACAAGTCATCCGGTAAAACAAGGACTTATTCAAGCATTTGGCGTATTAACGGATACACTGATTATCTGTACAAGCACAGCATTTATTATTTTACTTTCGGATGCTTACAAACAACCAGAGTTAAATGGTATTGCACTTACACAAGCAGCATTAAGTGAACACGTTGGTTCCTGGGCTTCAGGCTGCCTTGCCATCTTTATTTTCCTATTTGGATTCGGTGCGTTAATTGGTAACTATTATTACGGAGAAACAAACGTTCGCTTTTTACACAAAAGTAAAGCATGGATGATCCTATATCGAATAAGCGTAATAGCCATGATTATATTTGGTTCAGTTGCAAAGATTCAACTTGTATGGGATTTGGCTGATTTATTTATGGGCTTCATGGTTCTCGTGAACTTAATTGCCATTCTTTTATTATCAAAAGTAGCTTTTGCTGCTTTAACGGATTATATGAAACAGAAAAAAGCTGGTAAAGATCCTGTCTTTTATAAAGATAGTATTAAAAATCTTGAAAACATTGAATGCTGGGAGCACTCTCAAGCTGCTTCACCTTCAAAAAAGGAGGAAGCTATGTAA
- a CDS encoding ATP-binding protein — MIILNLSALVKKDINILVLMIVTVPLAGEIKSFPLNETFRMSFGAPTFFFFLLLLRKMPAFLPGFLTGTVVVEFRMLLDFIMQENFDWTSSFQTHFPSFFFYFTYSFLFYLANINRFHHQTLMIGFIGFIIEILSDCVELIIQYFVLETTITLAALNEIIVIAFSHSFIVLSFFNMMKLYESQSRERHIRKKNEHMLMLISNLYEESIHLKKTLQDAENITKKSYDLYKSLDSLENEQMSFPVEDLRRQALKIAGEVHEVKKDNQRIFAGLSKLISEESFTDYMSVHELANIIVRANEKYARLLGKDIQFVYTIDGMHPQYHIYTILSIINNVVANAVEAIKDTGTITIDINKEHNSVEFRIGDNGPGVASKHKALIFKPGFTSRYDLAGNPSTGIGLSYVKEIVEQLEGDVTVQDRPEGKGSIFIIRLLVDHLIEKG; from the coding sequence GTGATTATCTTGAATCTCAGTGCTTTAGTAAAAAAAGACATCAATATTCTTGTTCTAATGATAGTAACAGTGCCCTTAGCAGGCGAAATAAAGTCTTTCCCTTTAAATGAGACGTTTCGAATGAGTTTTGGTGCACCAACATTTTTCTTCTTTTTGTTATTGTTGCGGAAAATGCCAGCATTTTTACCAGGTTTTTTGACAGGAACAGTGGTGGTGGAATTTCGTATGCTACTAGATTTCATCATGCAGGAGAATTTTGACTGGACATCCTCTTTCCAGACGCACTTTCCTAGTTTTTTCTTTTATTTCACTTATTCTTTTCTTTTTTATTTAGCGAACATCAACCGTTTTCATCATCAAACTTTGATGATTGGATTTATTGGCTTCATAATTGAAATATTGTCCGACTGTGTGGAATTAATCATTCAATATTTCGTATTAGAAACAACGATTACACTAGCAGCACTGAATGAGATAATCGTCATCGCATTTTCACACAGTTTTATTGTTCTAAGCTTTTTCAATATGATGAAGTTGTATGAATCACAGTCGAGGGAGAGACACATTAGAAAAAAAAATGAACACATGCTCATGCTCATTTCCAATTTATATGAAGAATCAATTCATTTAAAAAAAACGTTGCAAGATGCTGAAAATATAACCAAAAAATCGTATGATCTATACAAAAGCTTAGACAGTTTAGAAAATGAACAAATGAGCTTTCCGGTCGAGGATTTAAGGCGACAAGCATTAAAAATTGCCGGTGAAGTACATGAGGTTAAAAAGGATAACCAGCGTATTTTTGCAGGACTCTCAAAGCTGATTTCCGAAGAAAGTTTTACAGATTATATGTCCGTACATGAACTGGCAAACATCATCGTACGAGCAAACGAGAAATACGCCCGTTTACTAGGGAAAGACATCCAATTTGTGTACACGATTGATGGCATGCATCCCCAATATCATATTTACACCATTCTATCAATCATTAATAATGTCGTTGCAAACGCTGTAGAAGCTATCAAAGATACGGGAACCATCACAATTGACATTAATAAGGAGCATAATTCGGTTGAATTTCGGATAGGAGATAACGGTCCTGGTGTTGCATCGAAGCATAAAGCATTAATTTTCAAGCCTGGGTTTACTTCTAGATATGATCTTGCTGGTAACCCATCGACAGGCATCGGATTATCGTATGTAAAAGAAATTGTCGAACAACTTGAAGGTGATGTTACGGTTCAGGACAGACCGGAAGGAAAAGGATCGATTTTCATAATTCGATTATTGGTTGATCACTTAATTGAGAAGGGGTGA
- a CDS encoding glycosyl hydrolase-related protein: protein MEWHPTRSTTDANVVRLAKEYTTPLQTYNKIPYNAMKLNPSGIKTPVSFSFLEESSDNAVLGTLKKAEKAEGFVLRFFNPTEGEVQSRFTFNPSVDQVQEVNLNEKALAPLKVENNQ from the coding sequence TTGGAGTGGCATCCTACAAGGTCAACGACGGATGCCAATGTAGTCAGACTGGCAAAAGAATATACAACACCTTTACAGACCTATAATAAAATTCCGTACAATGCGATGAAGCTTAATCCATCTGGCATCAAAACACCAGTAAGCTTCAGCTTCTTGGAAGAATCAAGCGATAACGCGGTCTTAGGTACGTTGAAAAAAGCAGAAAAAGCAGAAGGTTTCGTCCTCCGCTTCTTCAATCCGACAGAGGGAGAAGTTCAGAGCCGTTTCACCTTCAACCCCTCAGTGGATCAAGTACAAGAAGTAAACCTAAATGAAAAAGCACTTGCTCCTCTGAAAGTAGAAAACAACCAGTGA
- the ald gene encoding alanine dehydrogenase, with protein MIIGVPKEIKNNENRVALTPAGVVSFVQSGHKVLIEKGVGIGSGFADADYAQAGAGIIELAADVWASAEMIMKVKEPLESEYKYFRPGLVVFTYLHLAAEPALAKALKDSGVIAIAYETVSVNRTLPLLQPMSEVAGRMSVQIGAQFLQKVNGGMGILLAGVPGVSRGKVTIVGGGIVGTNAAKMAIGLGADVTIIDLSADRLRYLDDIFGNQIKTLMSNPYNIAEAVKEADLVIGAVLIPGAKAPKLVTEEMVKSMKPGSVIVDVAIDQGGSVETIDHVTTHDNPTFVKHGVVHYSVANMPGAVSRTSTMALTNVTVPYGLQIANKGVVKAITENPALKLGVNVANGEITYEAVAKDLNFEYVPVEKALEKELAAI; from the coding sequence ATGATTATTGGGGTACCGAAGGAAATTAAAAATAACGAAAACCGTGTGGCACTTACACCAGCAGGGGTTGTTTCATTTGTACAATCAGGACATAAAGTATTAATCGAAAAAGGGGTAGGAATTGGAAGCGGTTTCGCAGATGCCGATTACGCGCAAGCTGGTGCTGGAATCATCGAGTTAGCAGCAGATGTTTGGGCAAGCGCTGAAATGATTATGAAAGTAAAAGAACCGCTTGAAAGTGAATATAAGTACTTCCGACCTGGTTTAGTAGTATTTACTTACCTTCACTTAGCAGCAGAGCCTGCTTTAGCAAAAGCTCTAAAAGACAGCGGTGTGATCGCGATTGCCTACGAAACAGTTTCTGTTAACCGTACACTTCCACTCCTTCAGCCAATGAGCGAAGTAGCCGGCCGCATGTCTGTACAAATCGGCGCACAATTTTTACAAAAAGTAAACGGCGGTATGGGTATCCTGCTTGCAGGTGTTCCAGGGGTAAGCCGTGGTAAAGTAACCATCGTGGGCGGCGGAATCGTCGGAACAAATGCAGCTAAAATGGCAATTGGTTTAGGTGCAGATGTAACGATTATCGACTTAAGTGCAGATCGCCTCCGTTATTTGGACGATATTTTCGGAAACCAAATTAAAACTTTAATGTCTAATCCATACAACATTGCCGAAGCGGTGAAAGAAGCAGACCTTGTCATCGGTGCGGTATTAATTCCTGGAGCCAAAGCTCCTAAGCTTGTAACAGAGGAAATGGTAAAATCCATGAAGCCTGGTTCTGTTATTGTTGACGTAGCCATTGACCAAGGCGGAAGCGTGGAAACAATTGACCATGTTACAACACACGATAATCCAACATTTGTAAAACACGGAGTTGTTCATTACTCTGTTGCCAACATGCCTGGAGCCGTTTCAAGAACATCCACAATGGCGCTTACGAATGTCACAGTTCCATATGGCTTACAAATTGCAAATAAAGGTGTCGTGAAGGCAATCACTGAAAATCCAGCATTAAAGCTTGGTGTCAATGTGGCGAACGGGGAAATTACGTACGAAGCAGTTGCTAAAGACCTTAACTTTGAATATGTACCAGTAGAAAAAGCATTAGAAAAAGAATTAGCAGCCATCTAA
- a CDS encoding response regulator, with translation MFFYIIDDDEVVRSMLAQIIEDEDLGKVVGEAEDGSLLDQQMLTLKNIDILLIDLLMPIQDGIKTIRQIKPSFKGKIIMVSQVESKEMIGEAYLLGVEYFIIKPINRIEVLTVIQKVIERIRLEKSIHDIQKSLNTVLNLDYRQSLQEKDNNEKHIRTSSQFLLSELGIATENGSKDLLDMLDYLYQYEQDKTFEQEFPILEEIFVNLARKRLGESAAETELKREVKASKQRVRRAIYQSLNHLASLGLTDFLNPKFENYASKFFDFTTVRRKMTELNNESTSPARIDTKKFIQVLYFESKRIHLESQ, from the coding sequence ATGTTTTTTTATATAATAGATGATGACGAAGTGGTTCGCTCGATGTTGGCCCAAATCATTGAAGATGAGGATCTTGGTAAAGTGGTAGGAGAAGCGGAGGACGGCTCATTATTGGATCAACAAATGCTAACTTTGAAAAATATCGACATTTTATTAATCGATTTGTTAATGCCGATTCAAGATGGAATAAAAACGATTCGTCAAATAAAACCGTCATTCAAAGGGAAAATCATCATGGTTTCTCAAGTGGAATCGAAAGAAATGATTGGTGAAGCCTATTTACTTGGTGTTGAATACTTTATAATCAAACCAATCAACAGGATTGAAGTGTTAACGGTCATTCAGAAAGTCATCGAACGAATCAGATTGGAAAAATCGATACATGATATTCAAAAATCGCTCAATACGGTGCTTAATTTGGATTACCGTCAAAGTCTTCAGGAAAAAGACAACAACGAAAAACATATAAGAACTTCCAGTCAATTTCTTTTATCCGAATTAGGGATAGCTACTGAAAACGGAAGTAAAGATTTACTGGATATGTTGGATTATTTATATCAATATGAACAAGATAAAACATTTGAACAAGAGTTCCCTATACTAGAAGAGATTTTTGTGAATTTAGCTCGAAAAAGACTTGGAGAATCAGCTGCAGAGACGGAATTAAAAAGAGAGGTTAAAGCATCCAAACAACGGGTCCGCAGGGCAATTTACCAGTCATTAAACCATTTGGCGTCCCTTGGCCTTACTGATTTTTTAAATCCGAAGTTCGAAAATTACGCTTCTAAGTTTTTTGATTTTACAACCGTAAGGAGAAAGATGACAGAATTGAACAATGAGTCAACATCACCTGCTCGCATCGATACGAAAAAATTCATTCAGGTTCTCTATTTTGAATCAAAACGGATACATTTGGAATCGCAATGA
- a CDS encoding asparaginase, protein MKKLTTKKKVALTALALMSPGIITISSSYIDPSHPVEAKQITTSNTTNPVKKKLPNIKILATGGTIAGTGSTSTQTTGYQAGVLTPDQLIEAVPTLRDIANISTEQVARIDSGTSNTNAVMVKLAKEVQKELDDPKCDGVVITHGTDTLEETAYFLNLTVHSDKPIVVVGAMRPSTSISADGPLNLYNAVALAGSKEARGMGVLISMNDKIGSARDTFKTNTTEVDAFDNQENGSLGNIQGGIPYFYNMPIKKHTTESEFDIRKITEDNLHRVDIVYSHANDDRVIVDAAVAAGAKGIIHAGTGNGSIHEKTLPGLKDAVKNGVVVIRDTRVPEGMVTHEQIDVDNHFVNSGNINPQKARILLMLALTKTEDPNKIQAYFNKY, encoded by the coding sequence ATGAAGAAACTAACGACAAAGAAAAAAGTTGCTCTCACCGCACTAGCATTAATGTCACCAGGGATTATCACTATCTCTTCAAGTTACATTGATCCATCACATCCAGTTGAAGCTAAACAGATTACAACATCTAATACAACCAATCCTGTTAAGAAAAAATTGCCTAATATTAAAATTCTAGCAACAGGTGGTACCATCGCAGGAACTGGTTCTACTTCGACCCAAACCACAGGTTATCAGGCTGGTGTCCTAACCCCGGATCAACTAATAGAAGCAGTTCCTACGTTAAGAGATATTGCTAACATTTCCACTGAGCAGGTGGCACGTATTGATTCTGGTACATCCAATACTAATGCCGTTATGGTAAAACTGGCAAAGGAAGTCCAAAAGGAATTGGATGATCCAAAGTGTGACGGTGTTGTCATCACCCACGGTACCGACACACTGGAGGAAACGGCTTACTTTCTCAACCTGACTGTTCATTCTGACAAACCGATCGTCGTGGTTGGCGCAATGCGCCCCTCTACGTCAATCTCTGCAGACGGTCCGTTAAACCTGTACAACGCTGTAGCACTTGCTGGTTCCAAAGAAGCTCGCGGCATGGGCGTCCTGATCTCCATGAATGACAAGATTGGAAGCGCTCGCGACACATTTAAAACGAATACCACCGAGGTTGATGCCTTCGATAATCAGGAGAACGGCTCCCTCGGCAATATACAAGGCGGTATTCCCTATTTCTATAACATGCCAATTAAAAAGCACACCACTGAGTCCGAGTTTGACATTCGCAAGATCACCGAAGACAATCTGCATCGTGTAGATATTGTTTATTCACATGCAAATGATGACCGTGTAATAGTTGACGCTGCGGTTGCTGCCGGTGCGAAGGGAATTATCCACGCTGGTACAGGTAATGGTTCTATCCATGAAAAAACGCTTCCTGGTCTGAAGGATGCTGTGAAGAATGGTGTTGTCGTTATTCGTGATACTCGTGTACCAGAAGGCATGGTGACTCACGAACAAATCGACGTAGACAACCACTTCGTCAATTCTGGCAACATCAACCCTCAAAAAGCTCGTATCCTGTTGATGTTGGCACTCACCAAAACCGAAGATCCTAACAAGATCCAAGCGTATTTCAACAAATACTAA